CACCTGATGGATCAATCAGGGAAGAGCCCTGGCTCATCATGTTATTGACGAAATGGGCCGCACGATCCCCGTGCCAGGATACATCGGACTTGATATCATGGCCGATGGCATGACCGATGGCTGTTTTATGATACCAATAGCAGTAGCGCACATCGCCGGTTTTGGTCAGGCTGGAATGGGGCATCCACAGCGTCCCCAACCATTTTTTGGCCTGAGTACCTTTCCAGGGCAGGTCTTCTTCACCGACATAATCAGCCTTGGTAAACTCATCAATTTGCAGCAAGTCAGACCATTGCTTCCAACCGACAATCGCATAGCGCTCGCCATCGTCAGGCACATCTGATTCACCCATCATTTCAAAAGCTTCCAGCACCTTTGCCTTGGTCAGACCATCGGTGCCATCACCGGCAAAATTGGTGGATTTATCCAGCTCGTTAATCACCAACTCGTCCGTTTTACGACCCAGCGCATAAGCCCCGGCCTTGGAGACCACCTGCATTTCGTTGATGTTGGTTTTGATTTCATCCAGCTTATCAATCCAATCGCCTGCGTAGTAATCATAGAGCTTACATTCCACCGGCTCGTGATCAATATTCATGATCGGCACTTTACCATGACGCCCCTTGGTTGAGGCTGTCCCTTTACCAATTTTCTGGAAGGTGGTTGTTGCCCCTTCCACATTATCTTTGGTACGTACCGTATTGCGCAGTTTTGAGCCCATTTGCTGATACTGCAGGTGTACTTCGGCCACATAATGGCCAATAAACGACTGTTCGATTGATGTAGACATTACATCACTCCTGTTATTTCAAATTGTAAGGAAAGGGGCCTGTCTTGAAAACGCGGTTATGGACAATGTCCGCCGCATCCAGACAAGCAAGGCATTTTCGGGCCGAACAACAATGAGAAATCTACAGTGCAGCGTAGATCAGTCCGGTTATCCGAAAAGCAAAATCTGTAAGAAGAGTCTCAGCATAAAGGGGAGGAAAGATCACTCCGGTCACACTTCTGCTGTTGACTGAGACTGAATATAGAACATAACGCGAACATGCGCAAGCCCTAAATTCATTTTTTTCAAAAAAAGTTGCGTTATTCTTTAATCTGCAAAAATAACGAGGAAAAAGGCTTAAAATCCAAAGCCTAGATTATGGGCAAATTGGTTGACGATCTCGTCTTCATCCTTGGCTTTGACCACCTGCATAAAGGCATCGGTCGTTTTCGGCCCGACAATTCCATCATCTTTCAAATTTGCCCCCAAGTCATTAAGCGTATCTTGCAAGGCCAAACCTTCGGGTTGGAAACCCGGCTTGGGTGATTTCTTTTGCGGCAAAAGTGGCTCAAAAGTCACACCCAACTCACCAGCAAGGTTGTGCATACCGCCTTTTTTCGCCTTTTTCACCGTTTCTTTAAACTGCCCCAATGCCAGCGCTTCTGAGACTTTGCCCGTCCCTTTGTCGACCAGAGCCTTTTTCAGCCCCAACGAAGTCTTTGGCCCTAAAACCCCATCTTCTTTCAGTTTGGGCTGTTTCAGAGCTTTGGGCAGCGGCGATTGGTTGTCTTTATTGGATAGGAAGTTCAAACCGCTTTGGATGCCTTTGACAATTTCATCCTCCCCTTTGACTGGCATAATTCCAATCAAATCATTACCCGGCCCCGGCAGGGGCAAGGTGGGCGGCGCGTCTTTTCCCGGTGCAGGAACAGGAACCGGCTGAATCCCCGGCTGACCGTCTTGTGGTGGTTTTTGAGGAAAGGATAGCCCCCCCTCCCCTTTGACCGGCATAATTCCAATCAAATCATTATCCGGCCCCGGCAGAGGCAAGCGAGGCGGCGCGCCTTTTCCCGGTGCAGGGACAGGGACCGGATGAATCCCCGGCTGACCATCTTGCGGTGGTTTTTGAGGAAAGGGCAACACCACACCACCTTCAATCGGGCTGATGCGCACTTCATCACCAGTTTCCGGCAAACGGCCCAACACATCTTCAATCGCCTCTTCCAACGGTTGACCATCCACCGTGCGCACAGGAAGCGGGCTCTCCGGTGCCCGACGAACCGGGCTGGGCTGAACCATCTTGCCCGTTTCATCAAAACGTATCGGCTCATTGCCATAATAATGCTCAAACCATTCACGTTCACGCAGCATCATATCCTGCCTCTCCTGAACCGGTGCCTTCTCCCGCGCCTTCATCGCATCTTTAAGCTCCGCTTCGGTCCAGTCTTTTGGGGGTTTGAGGGAGAGGTCAGCTTGACTATTGCTTAACACTTCACGAGATAATTCAGAATAGTGTTTACTTTCTTCCAGACTGGCAACACCACTCTCATTACCCTGTTGTTTCTTTCCATATCCCTGACTCCGACACGCCTGTAATTCCCAAACCCACTCGCTAATCTTAGGCTCGCCAACAACCACAATTCTCCGCCCTTTATCAAATTTATCTAAAGCATCTTGATACTTAGGTATTTGTATCTCGACCCTCTTTAATTCACTTCTCCAAGTGCCTTTTCGCTTCTTTTCTAAAGCTTGATCAAGACGACATTTTGCATTTTTTAAATCTGCTAAATACCCTTCAACATCACTTCTCGTTACGCCTGACATTTATCTCTCCTTAAAAGTTGCCAAAACCATCCATATTGCATTTAAATACATGCGTTAAAAATGGACAAAAAAATGAAATATTTATATTTTTTAATATCATATGCCCTTATTGCCTCGCTAAACGCCGCACATGCCTGTCCGGATGAAGACAATACCGCAACCCCTTTGGTCTATGGAATTCATCTCCCTACAGCGAACTATGAAAATGGCATAAACAGGGCAGAAACCTTTTTTCAGAAAAGTGTTGCTCTTAACGAACCTTATGGCGAACAGGTCTATAACCTTTTCAAAACATATAAAGACGAGCACGGGAACGAAGCATGGTCCCGAGACACGAAATTAAAGTTCCTGAAAGAAGCATCTCACCTAGGTGTCGGCTATGCCAGTTTTGCCTATGCCTCTAAAATCTGGCGAGAGAACCAAACTCAAAGTGCCCGTTATATCAAAAAGGCCGTAGAGCAGAATTATCTCCCGGCTTTTGAAGTCTATGCAGATTACCTGAGTGACCTGGAATACGAAGATATATCATCTTTAAACTACCCCCAAAACCGGTGGGTTATATACGACAGCTACAAGGTTTCAATAAGCCACGGCTGTGCCTTACCCAAATACATGCTTGCCCAATACATCTATCATTTCATCCCTGAAAAAGAGCATGAAGTCATTCCACTGCTTCTTGATTATATTGATGACAAAGACGCTCTCCCCTCACACCGTGAAGACGCAATCATTGACCTCTGCGTTCTTGGTGTAGGCAAAGCCAATGCCCTGCCGATTGAAGAACGTTGGTGTAGCAAATCCTTTACTTTGTTCAGGAAAAACATCCATGAGGATTAAACATCTATTATGTATCATCCTGTTGGCGGGGTGTTCTCTTCACAGCCAACAACCTGTGCCTTACCAAGGCATACCGGAAACATATTGGTCCGACTTTGCCGATAAATCGCGCATTCAAGCTGCTTTGGAACAGCAAACTTCCGAAGAGACCCATGTTCTGCTGGCCCGCATATATTTAAAAGACAACTATGACAATCGGGCAAAAATACTGCCGCTCATCACGCCTTACGTCACCCACAATGCCGATGCCGCCATGATGTATGGTCTGGTCTATTATTCCAATAATGATGAAGAGGCTTTTTACGGTTTTCTTCACGCCGCACGACAGGGGCATCCCACAGGAATGCTTTATCTGGCATCACATTATCATCATATTCTCAACAGAAATAGAACCGCTGTTTATTGGGCCTTTAAAGCCGTTGAAAAAGGCTGTGGGATTGCACGCAACTATCATTGGATTTTAGATATGGAATCTGAAGACAAACAGGAGCTTAACGACACGCTTTATCCATACATGGCGGAGTTCGATAATATGTTCTCTCAGATTGTGATGATGGGTAAAGCCAACTCAACCCAACAACCTCATGAACATGCCTATTGGAAACGACGCATCCAAGTCAGTCAGGAAAAGGAAAGACAGGCCGCATCAGGATATTTTTACGATCTACATAAAGAGTGCCGCGAGCGTTTTTCCCAAGACTTATACGATAGATTTTCTTCTTATGGTCAAAATGATCTGAGAGTAAAACGATGAAAAAACTCTCTTTCATTGTTCTAGTTTTCATATCTGCTTGCACCTCTGAACCTGAAACAAATCTACTCAGTGAAAGCGCATACCTTCAATCAGCTGAACGGCATATATATGAAATTAGAAATATTCCTCATGCGACAACCCAATTACACAAGGCATTAAGCATCCATAACTCTGCCGATGCAGCAGCCTTATTAGCACAGCTTAAAATTGCACAGACCCAACTTACAGACAGGGACGAATCATGGAGGGAAGAAGTCACCACTCTTGTATCCCCCTTCAAAAAAACAAATGCACAGGCTGCTTATCTTTATGCGCTAGTCCAGCAAAAACAACCAAACCAAACCCAAGTCTTAAACAATTTTCTAAACGCTGCTGCCTTAAAAAGTGCTGCTGCAATGCTCTATGTCGGCAGTATTTATCATCATGATTTTGATGACCCAAAAACAGCGTATGACTTTACGCTGAGAGCACTGAAACACGGCTGCCCCGCAGCCTTGGGTTTTCTCAAGGCTTATCAAAACCGCTTTATTTCAAAAGAAGAACTTATAGAGCTAACCTTATTTGCCGCTATAGAAGGCAGTGTTAGTGCACGATGGGACATGTCTCTATATCTTGATGCCATCAATCCCGTCGAAGCTTTATATTGGGAAAGACAAGCCGATAAAGCCCACAAAGAGAGAATAAGACGCAGTAAGCTTCCCCTATATGATTTAAATGCCGTCTGCATGAATTAATCCCCCTCCCCCATCCATAAGAGAGAGAGCATTAGCTTCTAAGGAAAAATATCCATGAGGATTAAACATCTATTATGTGTCATCCTGCTGGCGGGGTGTTCTGTTCACAGCCCACAACCTGTGCCTTACCAAGGCATACCTGAAACATATTGGTCCGACTTTGCCGATAAGTCGCGCATTCAAGCTGCTTTGGAACAGCAAACTTCCGAAGAGGCCCATGTTCTGCTGGCCCGTATGTATCTAAAAGACGACTATGACAATCGGGCAAAAATACTGCCGCTTATCACGCCTTACGTCACCCACAATGCCGATGCCGCCATGATGTATGGTTTGGTCTATTATTCCAATAATGACGAAGAGGCTTTTTACGGTTTTCTTCACGCCGCACGCCAGGGACATCCCACAGGAATGCTTTATCTGGCATCCCTCTATCATCATATTCTCAACACAAATCAAACCGCTGTTTATTGGGCCTTTAAAGCCGTTGAAAAAGGCTGTGGACAGGCGCGAGAGTATCATTGGTTTTTGGATATGGAATCTGCAGACAAACAGGGGGTTAACGACACGCTTTATCCATATCTGGCAGAGTTCGATAATATGTTCTCTCAAATTGTGATGATGGGTGAAGCCAACTCGACCCAACAAGCTCATGAACATGCCTATTGGAAACGGCGCATCCAAGTCAGTCAGGAAAAGGAAAGACAGGCCGCATCAGGATATTTTTACGATCTACATAAAGAGTGCCGCGAGCGTTTTTCCCAAGACTTATACGATAGATATTCCTCTTATGGTCAAAATGACCTGAGAGTAGAGCAATGAAAAAATTCTCTTTCCTCCTTCAATGCCATTCCTGAAAATAATTTTGAATTAGTGCATATCTCATAATGCGATACATACCCTTCATCACCCTGTTGTTTATAAACATGTCAGTATCAGCTTGCCCTGAACCTGATGTTACTTCCCCTCTAATCCAGGCTATCGAAAGGGCTGGAAGTGGACATGTTCATGGCTCATTAGACAAAGCCCGTGTACAGATTAACAAGGCGCTTAAAGCTAAAGAAAAATATGCAAACATTGTTGCACAAACTCTCCAGAGTTTTGAAAAAACATATGGAGAAACACTATGGCCATCAAAAGCCAGTACAGCTTTCTTAATACAACTTTCAGATTCAGGGGTTGGCTTTGCCTCTTATACCTTAACCTCACGTTTCAGCAGCACGAAAGAAGGCAATAAAATTCTTCATTATTTAGGTAAAGCAGCTGAGCAAAACTATCCCCCGGCCTTTTTCGACTATGCATCCGCACGATTTGCAACAACACTCTTCGACACTTCCCCTCTCCAGTTCCATGCCCCCAAACATAAATGGCTGATTTATAATTATTTCCAAAAAGCAATCGCATTGAATTGCACGGAAGCCAAATATGAACTCGCGCACTACATCCACCTCTACCTTCCTGAAAAGAAACACCAAATCCCGAACCTTCTCCTCGGTTTTATATCCGCACCCGATACTGCCCCTTCCCATAGAGAACAAGCGATTCGCGATCTTTGCGTTTTAGGCATAGGAAAAGCCTATCAATCCCCCTTACCACACCGATGGTGTCATAGCGCCATACCATTTGGATTTTAGAGTTTCCTTTTCTCACAAAAACATCCCACCCCCATCCATAAGGGAGATAACATCTGATCAAAGGAAAATGGCTATGGGGATAAAACATCTATTATGTATCATCCTGCTGACGGGTTGTTCTGTTCACAGTCAACAAACACCTGAAAAGACTTGGTATAAAATTGCTCTGGAACTCCATTGCAGCCAACCTCCCTGCGATCTACAAAAAATCAGAAAATGATATGGAAAAAGTGTGACGCGACAAAATGATGCCATGTCTCAATTTAAATATGCTGTTATCCTTCAACATACCACCTCTTCACCAGAGGCAAGAAAAGCCGCTGAGCAACTGGAAAAAACAGCTCTCTATGAGATTTTATTCCGCTGTGGAGGAGATTACCGCCTTCAAGCCCTCAGAGCTCAAAGAATTGCAGTTACCTATAGCTCCAACCTTTTCTTTCCAAGAGATATGAAGAAAGCCGCACACTGGCGTGGAGTTGCACAATCTTTTGAAGAAAGATTTTTATACAGATGCCCTGCCCCTACCTTAAGAAAATGCTGGCGACCTTAATCAAGAAAAACTCCAAACATTGCAACAACCAACAATTACAAAAAACAGAATGAGAATTGTCTTTTTATTCATAATTTTCTTTGCTTCTCCAGCTCTATCTTGTCCTAAACCTGGCGGAGATCAGAAAACTTTCAACCTGACACACGCAATCAATAACCTTGCTTTTGCACATATAGAAAATGGTATTCAAGATATCGGAACTTATCTCAACAAAGCCGATAAATTAGATGAACCCGGTGCAAAACACGCATCAGGCTTATTTAAAAACTACACATGGAAGTATGGCTCTCAAAAATGGCCTCAAACTGTTGCCCTGCGTTTCTTAATTGAGCTTTCTATAAAAGGAAGTGGCTACGCTAGCTATAGATTAGCCAACCTTTTCGGCGGGTTAAAAGATACGACAACCCAAAGATACTTTCTAGAACGTGCTGTCGCACAGCAATACCCCCCAGCCTACCTTGAGTTCGCTCTATTTTTGTCCAACCCTGAAAATAATAATTGGGGGACAGACAGGTTCTTAAACGACATTCCTATGATCAAAAAATACTTTCGTAAGGCTATCAACCTTAAATGCCGTTATGCCCAAAAAGCTCTCACTCGTTTCCAAAAAGACCTCCAAGATAAAGAACTTTTTTCAGCGTATACTGGACGCAGAGAGAGGGAAAACCACTCTGGTCACACTTCTCCTGTTGACTGAGACTGAATATAGAACATAACACGAACACATGCAAGCCCTAAATTCATTTTTTTCAAAAAATATCACACCCCTGTAGGAACAAAGGACAAGGAGAAGCTCCCTCCTAAATTCAGTTTTCCAGAACAGCACAACCTGTGAAAAGCTATCGCCCCCTGAAAAACTTCTACATATGTCGAAACTCCGTAAAAAAACGTATAAATTCAAGCATCTTCTCTTGTGAAACGTGATAAGAGCGTGCAAAGTAGTGTATCTCTTTATCTGAAAAAAAGCCCCTGTAGGAATTGAAAATGAAAAACATCTTTGTAATCGACGATGACGAAATCATTCGCGATATCCTGCAACTTGGGCTGCAAAAAGCGGGTTACAACGTCGTCACGGCTGAAAATGGAATTAATTCAGCGGAGAAATGTAAAACCCATGAAATTGATCTGGTGATCAGTGATATTTTGATGGAAGACAAAGATGGGCTTGGCACTTTGATTGAACTACGAGATCAATTGCCCACTATTCCGGTTCTGATCATGTCTTCCAGCACTGAATTTCTTGAAATTGCCAATCAGATTGGTGCCCGCGCCGTTTTGGAAAAGCCTATTATTATCCACAAGCTGGTCGATCTGATTGACGATATTTTATCTGATGACTAAAGCCTTTATGAGTTAACGCTCTCATCCCTCTTTCAGGAAAACAGGCGTATCTCCTTCTTGCCATTGCCTGTGTTTTTTCATCACTTGCTTGAAGGTTTCATTTTCGAGAAACTGTTCAAACCAGGCAACGAGCGCAGAATAAGGGCTCTGTCTGAACCAGTGGATATCGACAAAGGCAAACTGACGGATAAAGGGAAAAATTCCGTAATCCGCCATATTTACCTGTTGTCCACCCAAAAAAGGCGCAGCCTCCAAACGGCTATTCAAATCCGCTAAAATAACTTCTGCTTTTGCTCGCTGTTCAAGGGGATCGACATCCTCATAACGGGCATAATATTTATAGCCGTCCAGATAATCCTTAAACACCCCATCGTTGCGATCAAGCAGATTGTCCACCACGATTTGATCGCCTTGCAACCAGCCTTCGGGGTCATGTTGCCCCAAAGCCCAGCGCATAATATCACGACTTTCATCAATCACACGGCCATCAGCTAATTGCAACACAGGCACAGTGCCCTTTGGGGAGATATCCAGCATGGCTTTGGGCTTCTCCCGCAAGACCACTTCGCGCAATTCAATGGACAGGCCACTGGCATATAAGGCCATACGTGCACGCATGGCATAAGGGCAACGGCGAAAACTATATAAAATTGGATCAGTCATATCCTCACTATACACAGGCTCAAGCCATGCCGTCAGCTTCTCTTTCCTCTAAATCCACCAGCCCTTCCAGATTGATTGACAGTCCATTGAGCAAATAACAGAGAGCTTCCCAGGATAAAGCCTGAGACAAGGCACTGCGATAGCCTTCTGGCAGAGTATGTACACCGCTAAAGACCACTTCCAATTCACGTCCGTTCATTGTTCTTCCTCCTTCTTATAATAAAGTGTGTCACCCCCGCACAAAAGGCGGGGGGCCCGACAACGGGCTTTCCATATCAACAGAAATGACACCTCAAATTAATCGGGATACAAACGGCGAAAACCGTTACGTACCTGTTCGACAATCATCGGATCACGATCACGCCAATAGCGGGGATCACGCATCAATTTACGTACGTCATCTTCACTACGTAGACCATGAGCATCGTGAACACGGGCCATGGATGGCTCCCCTTCTCCTTTATTCATCATGTCATACAAGGTCATCACCCCGTCATAAGAACAGCCCATGGCCTCCAACGCATCAGGGCCGAATTTTTGTGCGCCCCAGGTGCGCAACTGACGTGCGGTTTCCAGCCAGCGCTCTTCCCCACCAAATTTTTCGCAAAGGCGGTCAACCTGTTGCTGAGCATGGAGTTCTGCCATGATTTCTACCACAAGGGGTTCCAACGCCTCATGGGCCAGATCATAAACCAGCTGCACCTGTTCATTACTGAATCCCGCACGATGCAACCGTTCATTCACCATTGCATCATTTTGAAACAGGTCACTCTTACATTCGACGCAATATTGTGAATGATGTTCGGGGACCTGACGATGCAAACCTGCCCCGACTTTACGTTCCATATCACGATAAGAGCGCGACATCGCTTCCAGACGGGCCTGCCCTTTTTGCTCATCCCAAAATTTCTTTGGCAGGTAAGACGGGCAATTACAATCCGCCCCATTTTTGTCTTCAATTACACTTGTCATATTTATTCACCTTTTGTTCCTATTTTATTACCCTTCACGGCCCTGTCGGACCAACCCCATCATGTAAGACACCAAATAACGCTGGCCTTCCAGATGACGTAAAATCCCGTTATGGGCATTGGCCCCCAAGGGACGTGCTAAAGTCATTTCCGCCAAATGGGACAAAACCGCCTCCCCTTCAGGGCCGGAAAAACACCGGGCAAACTGTGCGGGTAAATCTTCGGGGACTTCATTACTGCCCCCTTCATTCAGCGCCTTATCAAACCAGGCCCATCCGAGATCACTGAGTTTGGGCATTAGACATCTCCTTCATCATTTCTTGTAACTGTTCAGGGTTTTGCATCATTTCCTGCGCCATCTCCCCAATCTGTCCCATATCCATTCCCCCAGCAGCCCCCATGGCCGGGTCTTGCTGCATCTCTTCCTCTGATTTAAGGATTTCACCAGGAACGCCATAGGCTTTGGCCAGAAAACGCGCTGTTTTGATCGGGTCAATCAGCCCCATAGCCTGTGGTCCGATACTGCCAAGAGATTGCATCCAGGCCAGAATATCTTGGGCCTCTTTGCGGGTCTGCTGACGCGCCAGCGGGGATTTATATTGTAAGTCAATATGACGCCCATCAATGCGCAATCCATTGACCTCACCACGACGATTAAGGATTGAGAGTGCCCGCACCACAAGAGGTGTCAGAAGTTCCGCCTGCAAACGGCCATAGGTCGCCCCTAAAATTCGTGCCATTTCAGCAGAACGTTCCAACACTTCGGTGGCCGTCATCTGCTTGCCATCGGTTGCCCCAAGCTTATCAGCCAACAAGGCATGACGGATGCGCTTGCGCAATTCTTCCAACACGACCTGTGACAAGTCAAAACTGCCCGGACTTTGCAGCGGTGTCAGCCCTGCTGAGCCGACTGCTTTAGGAATGATGGTACCGGGGACCAGTTTGATGGTCGCCGGGTTAAGCACCCCATCATCATCGGCCTGCCAAATCCCGGTAACAGCAATGGAAGCATTTTTCAAGGCCAGTTCCACAACC
This sequence is a window from Terasakiella sp. SH-1. Protein-coding genes within it:
- a CDS encoding phage capsid protein, which encodes MSTSIEQSFIGHYVAEVHLQYQQMGSKLRNTVRTKDNVEGATTTFQKIGKGTASTKGRHGKVPIMNIDHEPVECKLYDYYAGDWIDKLDEIKTNINEMQVVSKAGAYALGRKTDELVINELDKSTNFAGDGTDGLTKAKVLEAFEMMGESDVPDDGERYAIVGWKQWSDLLQIDEFTKADYVGEEDLPWKGTQAKKWLGTLWMPHSSLTKTGDVRYCYWYHKTAIGHAIGHDIKSDVSWHGDRAAHFVNNMMSQGSSLIDPSGVVSLRCLEA
- a CDS encoding response regulator, whose amino-acid sequence is MKNIFVIDDDEIIRDILQLGLQKAGYNVVTAENGINSAEKCKTHEIDLVISDILMEDKDGLGTLIELRDQLPTIPVLIMSSSTEFLEIANQIGARAVLEKPIIIHKLVDLIDDILSDD
- a CDS encoding glutathione S-transferase, translating into MTDPILYSFRRCPYAMRARMALYASGLSIELREVVLREKPKAMLDISPKGTVPVLQLADGRVIDESRDIMRWALGQHDPEGWLQGDQIVVDNLLDRNDGVFKDYLDGYKYYARYEDVDPLEQRAKAEVILADLNSRLEAAPFLGGQQVNMADYGIFPFIRQFAFVDIHWFRQSPYSALVAWFEQFLENETFKQVMKKHRQWQEGDTPVFLKEG